One window of Novosphingobium sp. P6W genomic DNA carries:
- a CDS encoding hydrogen peroxide-inducible genes activator: MTVYQPTLKQLQYLVSLHEHGHFGRAADACFVSQSTLSAGLRDLETLLGVTLVERTKRAVRFTPLGNAVVAKAHRILRETEELSDLVQSSGKPLSGELRMSVIPTIAPFLLPRMLPRLRRERPSLKLFLREEPSAAAVESLHHGRADCVLLALPYATGEVEKETIELDAFFVAFPADDPRDPPAEITPDIIDEHRLLLLEDGHCLKDHALAACNRPELRASATMIGTSLHTLVQMVDNGLGLTMLPEMALDAGILNGTNVVARPLISPNANREIALVWRKNSPRSDEFRMLADELRAG, translated from the coding sequence GTGACCGTTTATCAGCCCACGCTCAAGCAGCTCCAGTACCTCGTTTCCCTTCACGAGCACGGCCATTTCGGCCGCGCCGCCGATGCCTGCTTCGTTTCGCAATCGACGCTTTCGGCGGGCCTTCGCGATCTGGAGACGCTTCTTGGCGTGACGCTGGTGGAACGGACCAAGCGCGCCGTGCGCTTCACTCCGCTGGGCAATGCGGTCGTCGCCAAGGCCCACCGCATCCTGCGCGAAACCGAGGAGCTGTCCGATCTCGTCCAGTCGAGCGGCAAGCCGCTCTCGGGCGAATTGCGGATGAGCGTGATTCCCACGATCGCCCCGTTCCTGCTGCCCCGCATGTTGCCGCGCCTGCGCCGCGAGCGCCCCAGCCTCAAGCTGTTCCTGCGCGAGGAACCCAGCGCGGCGGCAGTCGAATCGCTGCACCACGGCCGTGCCGACTGCGTACTGCTCGCCCTGCCCTATGCCACCGGCGAGGTGGAGAAGGAGACGATCGAACTGGACGCCTTCTTCGTCGCCTTCCCGGCCGACGATCCGCGCGATCCGCCCGCCGAAATCACACCCGACATCATTGACGAACACCGCCTGCTGCTGCTGGAGGATGGGCATTGCCTCAAGGACCACGCTCTGGCGGCCTGCAACCGCCCGGAACTGCGGGCGAGCGCGACGATGATCGGCACCAGTCTGCACACGCTGGTGCAGATGGTCGACAATGGCCTGGGGCTGACGATGCTGCCTGAAATGGCGCTGGATGCGGGTATTCTCAACGGTACCAACGTCGTAGCGCGGCCGTTGATATCGCCCAATGCCAACCGCGAGATCGCGCTGGTATGGCGCAAGAACTCACCGCGTTCGGACGAATTCCGGATGCTGGCGGACGAACTGCGCGCGGGCTGA
- the rnd gene encoding ribonuclease D, translated as MKIHPLITKTQELADLCARLAKSDFVAVDTEFMRENTYWPELCLVQIANTEEAAAVDPLAPDLGLKPLWDLLTDNEDVLKVFHAGGQDVEIVFNFTGRTPHPIFDTQIAMMAISQSEQIGYSNLVESWQGLTIDKGARFTDWSRRPLTDRQIEYAIGDVTHLSKIFPKMLKRLIKTGRGEWLDQEMEKLADPEHYRNDPAQAWKRIKAPGRNPQVLGRLKAISEWREMEAQGKNIPRGRIARDETIADIASHPPKTQGDLAKVRGLSQGWKDNDIGRRLMNVLAKAEALPDDEMPARAPRGAPLGKEGTLVADLLKLLLKIRAREIDAASRLLARSDELELLAAGVRKNLSLLEGWRYEVFGRDALDLVEGKLAFAVENGKLKMTHVDDAAKAAAAETADTAPEQVGDSQADEEQVGEE; from the coding sequence ATGAAAATTCACCCGCTGATAACGAAAACCCAAGAACTCGCCGATTTGTGCGCGCGCCTTGCGAAATCCGATTTCGTGGCCGTCGACACCGAGTTCATGCGTGAAAACACCTATTGGCCCGAACTGTGCCTTGTGCAGATCGCCAATACCGAGGAAGCGGCGGCGGTCGACCCGCTCGCCCCCGATCTCGGCCTGAAACCCTTGTGGGACCTGCTGACCGACAATGAGGACGTCCTCAAGGTCTTCCACGCGGGCGGCCAGGACGTCGAGATCGTGTTCAACTTCACGGGGCGCACGCCGCACCCGATATTCGACACCCAGATCGCGATGATGGCGATCAGCCAGTCCGAGCAGATCGGCTATTCCAACCTCGTCGAATCGTGGCAGGGCCTGACGATCGACAAGGGCGCCCGCTTCACCGACTGGTCGCGCCGCCCGCTTACCGACCGCCAGATCGAATATGCCATCGGCGACGTAACTCACCTTTCCAAGATCTTCCCCAAGATGCTCAAGCGCCTGATCAAGACCGGCCGGGGTGAGTGGCTGGACCAGGAAATGGAAAAGCTGGCCGACCCCGAGCATTATCGCAACGACCCGGCCCAGGCCTGGAAGCGGATCAAGGCGCCGGGCCGCAACCCGCAGGTTCTCGGCCGCCTGAAAGCCATCTCCGAGTGGCGCGAGATGGAGGCGCAGGGCAAGAACATCCCGCGCGGCCGCATCGCCCGCGACGAAACGATTGCCGACATCGCCAGCCACCCGCCCAAGACGCAGGGTGACCTCGCCAAGGTGCGCGGCCTGTCGCAGGGTTGGAAGGACAACGATATCGGACGCCGCCTGATGAACGTCCTCGCCAAGGCGGAAGCCTTGCCCGATGACGAAATGCCCGCCCGCGCCCCGCGCGGCGCGCCGCTGGGCAAGGAAGGCACGCTGGTTGCAGACCTGCTCAAGCTGCTGCTCAAGATCCGCGCGCGGGAAATCGACGCCGCCTCGCGCCTGCTTGCCCGCAGCGACGAACTGGAACTGCTGGCCGCCGGCGTGCGCAAGAACCTCAGCCTGCTGGAAGGCTGGCGCTACGAAGTTTTCGGCCGCGATGCGCTCGACCTAGTCGAGGGCAAGCTCGCCTTCGCGGTGGAGAACGGCAAGCTCAAGATGACTCACGTCGACGATGCGGCGAAAGCGGCGGCTGCCGAAACGGCAGACACCGCCCCGGAGCAGGTCGGTGACAGCCAGGCCGACGAAGAACAGGTCGGCGAAGAATAA
- the aspS gene encoding aspartate--tRNA ligase encodes MTHPYRSHTCGALGAAEVGQTVRLSGWVHRKRDHGGVLFVDLRDHYGLTQVVTDSDSPALAVLDSLRAESVVTIEGTVKARSAGTVNPNLATGEIEVYARSATVISRAEELPMPVAGEQEYPEDIRLKYRFLDLRRETLHANIVKRTKVISDMRRRMEGIGFTEYSTPILTASSPEGARDFLVPSRIHPGKFYALPQAPQQYKQLLMVAGFDRYFQIAPCFRDEDPRADRLPGEFYQLDLEMSFVTQEEIWETMEPVLQGIFAGFAEGKPVTPSGEFRRIPHARSMLDYGSDKPDLRNPLLIKDVTEHFVDSGFGIFAGIVAGGGTIRAVPAPGAGAGSRKFFDEMNNWARSEGFSGLGYINIKDGVPGGPIAKNHGEEKTAALIEALGLGPNDGVFFAAGKEEQAAKLAGLARTRTGELLDLIDKDRFELCWIVDFPFYEWDEDNKKLDFAHNPFSMPQGGMEALEGQDPLTIKAFQYDLVCNGFEIASGSIRNQSPELMVKAFEMTGLTKADVEERFGGLYRAFQYGAPPHGGMAAGVDRIVMLLCGAQNLREISLFPMNQRAEDLLMGAPSPAEHKQLRDLHMRVVEPVKQTAPAAGNVVAPSAG; translated from the coding sequence ATGACCCATCCCTATCGCTCTCACACCTGCGGCGCCCTCGGTGCGGCCGAGGTTGGCCAGACCGTCCGCCTTTCGGGCTGGGTACACCGCAAGCGCGACCATGGCGGCGTTCTGTTCGTCGACCTGCGCGACCATTACGGCCTGACCCAGGTCGTCACCGACAGCGACAGCCCGGCGCTGGCCGTGCTCGATTCGCTGCGCGCGGAAAGCGTCGTGACCATCGAGGGCACCGTGAAGGCCCGCAGTGCCGGCACCGTGAACCCCAACCTTGCCACTGGCGAGATCGAGGTCTACGCCCGCTCCGCCACGGTCATCAGCCGCGCCGAGGAACTGCCGATGCCGGTCGCCGGCGAGCAGGAGTATCCTGAGGACATCCGCCTCAAGTACCGCTTCCTCGACCTGCGCCGCGAGACGCTGCACGCCAACATCGTCAAGCGCACCAAGGTCATTTCCGATATGCGCCGCCGCATGGAAGGCATCGGTTTCACAGAATATTCCACGCCGATCCTCACCGCCTCCAGCCCTGAAGGCGCGCGCGACTTCCTGGTCCCCAGCCGCATCCACCCGGGCAAGTTCTACGCGCTGCCGCAGGCGCCGCAGCAGTACAAGCAGTTGCTCATGGTCGCCGGTTTCGACCGCTACTTCCAGATCGCGCCCTGCTTCCGCGACGAAGACCCGCGCGCCGACCGCCTGCCGGGCGAATTCTACCAGCTCGACCTCGAGATGAGCTTCGTCACCCAGGAAGAGATATGGGAGACCATGGAGCCGGTGCTTCAGGGCATCTTCGCCGGTTTCGCCGAGGGCAAGCCGGTCACCCCCTCGGGTGAATTCCGCCGCATTCCGCACGCGCGGTCGATGCTGGACTATGGTTCGGACAAGCCTGACCTGCGCAACCCGCTGCTGATCAAGGACGTGACCGAGCACTTCGTCGATTCGGGCTTCGGCATTTTCGCCGGCATCGTTGCGGGCGGCGGCACCATCCGCGCCGTTCCGGCTCCGGGCGCAGGCGCGGGCAGCCGCAAGTTCTTCGACGAGATGAACAACTGGGCGCGCAGCGAAGGCTTCTCGGGCCTTGGCTACATCAACATCAAGGACGGCGTCCCCGGCGGGCCGATCGCCAAGAACCACGGCGAGGAAAAGACCGCCGCGCTGATCGAAGCGCTGGGCCTTGGCCCCAACGACGGCGTGTTCTTCGCCGCCGGCAAGGAAGAGCAGGCCGCCAAGCTGGCCGGCCTTGCCCGTACCCGCACCGGCGAGCTGCTCGACCTGATCGACAAGGACCGCTTCGAGCTGTGCTGGATCGTCGATTTCCCGTTCTACGAGTGGGACGAGGACAACAAGAAGCTCGACTTCGCGCACAACCCGTTCTCGATGCCGCAGGGCGGCATGGAAGCGCTCGAAGGGCAGGACCCGCTTACCATCAAGGCGTTCCAGTACGATCTGGTCTGCAACGGCTTCGAGATCGCTTCGGGTTCGATTCGCAACCAGTCGCCCGAACTGATGGTCAAGGCGTTCGAGATGACCGGCCTGACCAAGGCCGACGTGGAAGAGCGCTTCGGCGGCCTTTACCGCGCGTTCCAGTACGGCGCCCCGCCTCACGGCGGCATGGCGGCGGGCGTGGACCGCATCGTGATGCTGCTGTGCGGCGCGCAGAACCTGCGCGAAATCTCGCTGTTCCCGATGAACCAGCGCGCCGAAGACCTGCTCATGGGCGCACCGTCGCCCGCCGAGCACAAGCAGCTGCGTGACCTGCACATGCGCGTGGTCGAGCCAGTGAAGCAGACCGCTCCGGCGGCTGGCAACGTGGTCGCCCCCAGCGCGGGCTGA
- a CDS encoding VOC family protein, which translates to MQHISLITLGVTDVARAKAFYREGFGWEPVFEQDDVAFFQMNGFVFGLWDKAQLEADMDRPCAPAGSFALAHNLESAEAVDARLARLVAAGATLLRAADAPAHGGYRGYVADPDGNAWEIAWNPAWTVDNAGHVAFGV; encoded by the coding sequence ATGCAGCATATTTCCCTCATCACCCTGGGCGTCACCGACGTGGCCCGTGCCAAAGCCTTCTACCGCGAAGGATTCGGCTGGGAGCCGGTGTTCGAGCAGGACGACGTGGCGTTTTTCCAGATGAACGGATTCGTTTTCGGGCTGTGGGACAAGGCCCAGCTCGAAGCGGACATGGACCGCCCCTGTGCGCCGGCGGGGAGTTTCGCACTGGCCCATAACCTCGAAAGCGCAGAAGCGGTCGACGCAAGGCTGGCACGGCTCGTCGCGGCGGGCGCCACGCTGCTGCGGGCTGCGGATGCCCCGGCGCATGGCGGTTATCGTGGATATGTGGCCGATCCCGATGGCAATGCATGGGAAATCGCTTGGAATCCTGCATGGACCGTGGATAACGCAGGTCATGTGGCCTTCGGGGTTTAA
- a CDS encoding acyl carrier protein, whose translation MSDTADRVKKIVVEHLGVEAEKVTEDASFIDDLGADSLDIVELVMAFEEEFGVEIPDDAAEKISTVSDAIKYIEENKG comes from the coding sequence ATGAGCGATACCGCCGATCGGGTTAAGAAGATCGTCGTCGAGCATCTGGGCGTTGAAGCCGAGAAGGTCACCGAAGACGCAAGCTTCATCGATGATCTGGGCGCTGACTCGCTCGACATCGTCGAGTTGGTCATGGCCTTCGAAGAAGAATTCGGCGTCGAAATCCCCGACGACGCAGCCGAAAAGATCAGCACCGTCTCCGATGCCATCAAGTACATCGAAGAGAACAAGGGCTGA
- the fabF gene encoding beta-ketoacyl-ACP synthase II, translating into MRRVVVTGLGLVTPLGADVETTWANILAGKSGAGPITKFDASDQKCRIAAEVKPADHEYGFDANKRVDHKVQRQVDPFIVFGIDAAGQAIEDAGLTEMDEETRYMAGCSIGSGIGGLPGIESESLVLAAKGPSRVSPHFVHGRLINLISGQVSIKYGLMGPNHAVVTACSTGAHSIGDAARMIKDGDADIMLAGGAESTICPIGIAGFAQARALSTSFNDEPEKASRPYDKDRDGFLMGEGAGVVVLEEYEHAKARGAKIYAEVIGYGLSGDAHHVTAPHPEGSGAFRSMAMALRKAGLEPKDIDYINAHGTSTPLGDELELGAVRRLFGDAIDNVSMSSTKSAIGHLLGGAGAVEAIFCILAMRDQIVPPTLNLDNPSESCVGVDLVPHVAKKREVRAVLNNSFGFGGTNASLVLRRVED; encoded by the coding sequence ATGCGTCGCGTCGTCGTAACCGGACTTGGTCTTGTCACCCCGCTGGGGGCTGACGTCGAAACGACCTGGGCCAATATCCTTGCCGGTAAATCCGGCGCCGGGCCGATCACGAAGTTCGATGCCTCGGACCAGAAGTGCCGCATCGCCGCAGAGGTGAAGCCGGCCGATCATGAATATGGCTTCGATGCCAACAAGCGCGTCGACCACAAGGTTCAGCGCCAGGTCGATCCGTTCATCGTCTTCGGCATCGATGCCGCGGGCCAGGCGATCGAAGACGCCGGTTTGACCGAGATGGACGAGGAAACCCGCTACATGGCCGGTTGCTCGATCGGTTCGGGCATCGGCGGCCTGCCGGGCATCGAAAGCGAATCGCTGGTCCTCGCCGCCAAGGGGCCGAGCCGCGTTTCGCCGCACTTCGTCCACGGGCGCCTCATCAACCTGATCTCGGGTCAGGTTTCGATCAAGTACGGCCTGATGGGCCCGAACCACGCTGTCGTCACCGCCTGCTCGACCGGCGCTCACTCGATCGGCGACGCTGCGCGCATGATCAAGGACGGCGACGCCGACATCATGCTGGCCGGCGGCGCGGAAAGCACCATCTGCCCGATCGGCATCGCCGGCTTCGCGCAGGCACGCGCCCTCTCGACCTCGTTCAACGACGAGCCCGAGAAGGCCAGCCGTCCCTACGACAAGGACCGCGACGGCTTCCTGATGGGCGAGGGCGCAGGCGTCGTCGTGCTTGAGGAATACGAGCACGCCAAGGCACGCGGTGCGAAGATCTACGCAGAAGTCATCGGCTACGGCCTGTCGGGCGATGCCCACCACGTCACCGCGCCGCACCCGGAAGGTTCGGGCGCGTTCCGCTCGATGGCGATGGCGCTGCGCAAGGCGGGCCTCGAACCCAAGGACATCGACTACATCAACGCCCACGGCACCTCGACTCCGCTGGGTGACGAGCTGGAACTGGGCGCGGTGCGCCGCCTGTTCGGCGATGCCATTGACAACGTCTCGATGAGTTCGACCAAGTCTGCGATCGGCCACCTGCTGGGCGGCGCGGGCGCTGTCGAGGCGATCTTCTGCATCCTGGCGATGCGCGACCAGATCGTCCCCCCGACGCTGAACCTCGACAACCCCAGCGAAAGCTGCGTGGGCGTCGACCTGGTGCCGCATGTCGCCAAGAAGCGTGAAGTGCGCGCCGTGCTCAACAACAGCTTCGGCTTCGGCGGCACCAACGCCAGCCTCGTGCTGCGCCGCGTAGAAGACTGA
- the mltG gene encoding endolytic transglycosylase MltG yields MMSRRGCVLAGVLAVAVIGALWSFLGGWYGSGPLAKDQHFVVPNGASLGTIADRLQEKGVIRSASGFTLRARVFGGGGGIKAGEFAIPAHASASRVLAIISSDDFVRRLVTVPEGMPSIMVYERLKAQTALTGDVASPAEGSVLPDSYPIESGETREAVLRRMQAAMSRTVKELWDKRAPNLVVKTPEQAVILASIVEKETGKPSERRMVAGLYSNRLRTGMLLQADPTIIYPITKGKRLGRRILQSEIQAVNDYNTYTMVGLPKHPITNPGRESIAAVLNPAKTDALYMVADGTGGHAFADTLAEHNSNVAKWFAIRRERGEL; encoded by the coding sequence ATGATGTCCCGGCGTGGATGCGTTCTGGCAGGCGTCCTCGCCGTGGCTGTCATTGGTGCCTTGTGGAGCTTCCTTGGCGGCTGGTACGGTTCCGGCCCGCTGGCCAAGGACCAGCACTTCGTCGTCCCCAATGGCGCCAGCCTGGGGACGATCGCGGACAGGCTCCAGGAAAAGGGCGTGATCCGCTCGGCGAGCGGGTTCACCCTGCGCGCGCGCGTTTTCGGCGGCGGCGGCGGGATCAAGGCGGGTGAGTTCGCCATTCCCGCCCACGCTAGTGCATCGCGGGTGCTGGCGATCATCTCCAGCGACGATTTCGTGCGCCGCCTCGTCACCGTGCCCGAGGGGATGCCCTCGATCATGGTCTACGAACGGCTTAAAGCGCAGACCGCGCTGACGGGCGATGTTGCCTCGCCTGCCGAAGGTTCGGTCCTGCCGGACAGCTATCCGATCGAAAGCGGTGAAACGCGCGAGGCGGTGCTGCGCCGGATGCAGGCCGCGATGAGCCGCACGGTCAAGGAATTGTGGGACAAGCGCGCGCCGAATCTCGTCGTCAAAACGCCGGAACAGGCAGTGATCCTGGCCTCCATCGTCGAGAAGGAAACCGGAAAGCCCTCCGAACGCCGCATGGTGGCAGGGCTTTATTCCAATCGCCTCAGGACCGGCATGCTGCTTCAGGCCGACCCGACGATCATCTACCCGATCACCAAGGGCAAACGCCTGGGCCGCCGTATCCTTCAGTCGGAGATCCAGGCGGTCAACGACTACAATACCTATACGATGGTCGGCCTGCCCAAGCACCCGATCACCAACCCGGGCCGCGAATCGATCGCCGCCGTGTTGAACCCGGCCAAGACCGATGCGCTCTACATGGTCGCTGACGGCACCGGCGGCCACGCCTTCGCCGACACTCTGGCCGAGCATAACAGCAACGTCGCTAAGTGGTTCGCGATACGGCGCGAGCGCGGCGAACTGTAA
- a CDS encoding 2'-5' RNA ligase family protein: protein MSKPAPDWIATGPRKAGAPLLVTAELPDDVLAWADALRRAHYPPERNRLRAHVTLFHALPPSVEEELTDVLRALAKAPAPPARIAGLMKLGTGTALAVESAAMVQLHGAIAERMHGLLTQQDAQPLRLHVTIQNKVTTQAARALQAQLGDQLQPVSFRFRGFGLYAWEDGLWRPIRVVTFRG, encoded by the coding sequence ATGAGCAAACCCGCACCCGACTGGATCGCGACAGGCCCCCGCAAGGCAGGCGCACCGCTGCTTGTCACCGCTGAACTGCCCGATGATGTGCTTGCCTGGGCGGACGCCCTGCGCCGGGCCCACTATCCGCCCGAACGTAACCGCCTGCGCGCCCACGTAACCTTGTTCCACGCCCTGCCGCCATCGGTGGAGGAGGAACTCACCGACGTGCTGCGCGCTCTCGCCAAGGCACCCGCGCCGCCGGCGCGAATCGCCGGACTGATGAAGCTGGGCACCGGCACCGCGCTTGCGGTGGAGAGCGCGGCGATGGTCCAACTCCACGGCGCCATCGCGGAGCGGATGCACGGCTTGCTGACCCAGCAGGACGCCCAGCCGCTGCGCCTTCACGTGACGATCCAGAACAAGGTGACCACCCAGGCCGCCCGTGCGCTTCAGGCGCAGCTGGGCGATCAATTGCAGCCCGTTTCCTTCCGCTTCCGGGGCTTTGGGCTCTACGCGTGGGAGGACGGATTGTGGCGTCCGATCCGCGTTGTCACCTTTCGTGGCTGA
- a CDS encoding ImmA/IrrE family metallo-endopeptidase: protein MKNAALLKDLADCASPETLLAAILKHYPQLTVPIDVEAIARSAGIAEFRDLDVDGATSTLMADIAKTQGIISVAAGFSAPRRRFAIAHQLGHFLLKAQRGDRQCTSRDLAENRRDTPHRKEEMQANRFAAGLLMPKPLFASFVADLGKPAIAHLPTLAAAYRVTLEAAVSRYADLTQTTCAFAFIKDGTVRLTRPSRSFPALSVRSGDPAPAAVGSTAPKEETAWFPADVRDWLSIARDVRQPRLAFQTFRKANGFQLVMLYVDAAAERRADEEAEKLANERPRFGR, encoded by the coding sequence ATGAAAAATGCTGCCTTGCTGAAAGACCTGGCCGATTGCGCTTCTCCGGAGACGCTGCTCGCGGCGATCCTGAAGCACTATCCCCAGCTTACCGTACCGATAGACGTCGAAGCCATCGCGCGCAGTGCAGGCATCGCCGAATTTCGCGATCTCGACGTCGATGGCGCTACGAGCACTCTCATGGCCGATATCGCCAAGACACAGGGCATCATTTCAGTGGCGGCGGGCTTCTCTGCGCCGCGCCGCCGCTTTGCCATCGCGCATCAGCTTGGCCATTTCCTCCTCAAGGCGCAGCGCGGCGACAGGCAGTGCACCAGCCGCGATCTGGCGGAGAACCGGCGCGATACCCCGCATCGCAAGGAAGAGATGCAGGCCAACCGCTTTGCCGCCGGGCTGCTGATGCCCAAGCCGCTGTTCGCCAGTTTCGTCGCAGACCTGGGAAAGCCGGCCATCGCCCACCTGCCCACGCTCGCCGCCGCTTACCGCGTCACGCTGGAAGCGGCCGTCAGCCGCTATGCCGACCTCACCCAGACGACATGCGCGTTCGCCTTCATCAAGGACGGTACGGTGCGGCTCACCAGGCCGTCACGGTCTTTTCCGGCCCTCTCGGTCCGTTCCGGCGACCCCGCGCCAGCGGCGGTGGGCAGCACCGCGCCGAAGGAAGAAACCGCCTGGTTCCCGGCCGACGTGCGTGACTGGCTGTCGATCGCCCGCGACGTCCGCCAGCCCAGGCTCGCGTTCCAGACGTTTCGCAAGGCCAACGGCTTTCAACTGGTGATGCTATACGTCGACGCCGCAGCAGAACGCCGCGCGGACGAGGAAGCGGAAAAGCTGGCGAACGAAAGACCCAGGTTCGGTCGATGA
- a CDS encoding DUF3772 domain-containing protein has product MRALHRLILAILLFAGGTAAHAQIAPTAEQSSQIKQAETDLREVDRALDTKVADDERAALRTKALAAQAAVRAAANQLEDQIAQVDARVAGLGPVTEGVAEAPEIQQQRARLAKTRAAVDAAVKRGRLADVEAQQLIEELDRGQAEQLNETLATRFHSPLSPTFWSALFASAPRDMRRVDLFISQGFAQIGEQWRGGIPWQVPLGGILAFVLMFPARVAGRQLGQRYLIGTAPGHRIRRSLYALWRVVIGTAAPLLAAFVLVQGFRWAGLFPQRWDLLLDGFIGACGFAAFTASLGGAVLMRKQPSWRIAPIADETANRVHPMILILSGIAFACILLDAFNQAVGASQTALAAWQMAEALVHLIWIGTFLLLLGRLRADAAAREEADTESTNRSSTGAGLAVITLIAWMLVVAALFALTGGYVGLSLFIARLIVWTAVLVATLYLLLGTADDAATTLFSRESPLGIALTRSVGLRGSLVDQFGVLVSGVLRIFLVLVALGLLMTPFGGSGGLGSFFGRLGTFAQGIDIGGVAISPGAIIRSALVLTIGLALVRAFMSWLEKRYLPATDLDGSARNSAGLVARYVGIALAIIWALASLGIGVERIALLLSALSVGIGFGLQAITQNFVSGLILLAERPIKIGDWVRVGTDEGDVKRISVRSTEITLADHSTLIVPNSELITKTVLNKTLSSPLGRIQIQFSVPLEIEVDNVLDIVLSTFAAEPAVLEDPGPAAFVDSIADGRILFNCFAHVASPRDVYRARSNVFLVLLRRFGEEGIDIGTVAQRLELLASDRTAIEDGDRKGTAPQPPAG; this is encoded by the coding sequence ATGCGCGCCTTGCACCGCCTGATCCTTGCCATTCTCCTGTTCGCAGGAGGCACCGCCGCTCATGCCCAGATCGCACCCACGGCGGAGCAGTCCAGCCAGATCAAGCAGGCGGAAACCGATCTGCGCGAAGTCGACCGCGCGCTCGACACCAAGGTCGCCGACGACGAACGGGCAGCGCTGCGCACCAAGGCGCTGGCCGCGCAAGCTGCGGTGCGTGCCGCCGCAAACCAGCTGGAAGACCAGATCGCCCAGGTCGATGCGCGCGTCGCCGGCCTTGGCCCGGTCACCGAAGGCGTGGCCGAAGCCCCCGAGATCCAGCAGCAGCGGGCCCGCCTCGCAAAGACCCGGGCAGCGGTGGATGCCGCCGTCAAGCGCGGCAGGCTGGCCGACGTCGAGGCCCAGCAACTGATCGAGGAACTGGACCGCGGGCAGGCCGAACAACTGAACGAAACACTCGCCACCCGCTTTCATTCACCGCTGTCGCCCACCTTCTGGAGCGCCCTGTTCGCCTCGGCCCCGCGCGACATGCGCCGGGTCGACCTGTTCATATCGCAAGGCTTCGCCCAGATCGGCGAGCAATGGCGCGGCGGGATACCGTGGCAGGTGCCACTGGGCGGTATACTGGCTTTCGTGCTGATGTTTCCGGCCCGGGTCGCGGGACGGCAGCTTGGGCAGCGCTACCTGATCGGCACCGCGCCCGGCCACCGCATCCGCCGTTCGCTCTATGCCCTCTGGCGCGTGGTCATCGGCACGGCAGCGCCGCTGCTGGCCGCCTTCGTGCTGGTTCAGGGGTTCCGCTGGGCCGGTCTGTTCCCCCAGCGCTGGGACCTTCTGCTCGACGGGTTTATCGGCGCCTGCGGATTCGCCGCCTTCACCGCATCGCTTGGCGGCGCCGTGCTGATGCGCAAGCAGCCCTCGTGGCGGATCGCACCGATCGCCGACGAAACCGCAAACCGCGTCCATCCGATGATCCTGATCCTGTCGGGCATCGCTTTCGCCTGCATCCTGCTCGATGCCTTCAACCAGGCCGTGGGCGCCAGCCAGACAGCGCTTGCCGCCTGGCAGATGGCCGAGGCGCTGGTGCATCTGATATGGATCGGCACGTTCCTGCTCCTGCTCGGCCGCCTGCGCGCCGATGCCGCCGCGCGTGAGGAAGCCGACACCGAAAGCACCAACCGGTCCTCCACCGGCGCGGGGCTGGCGGTAATCACGCTCATCGCCTGGATGCTGGTCGTCGCGGCCTTGTTCGCCCTGACCGGCGGCTACGTCGGGCTCAGCCTGTTCATCGCCCGGCTGATCGTCTGGACTGCGGTGCTCGTCGCCACGCTCTACCTGCTGCTGGGCACTGCCGACGACGCCGCAACCACGCTGTTCAGCCGCGAAAGCCCGCTGGGCATCGCCCTCACCCGCAGCGTGGGCCTGCGCGGAAGCCTGGTGGACCAGTTCGGCGTTCTGGTTTCAGGCGTCTTGCGCATCTTCCTGGTGCTCGTCGCGCTTGGCCTGCTGATGACGCCCTTCGGCGGCAGCGGCGGGCTTGGCAGTTTCTTCGGACGGCTGGGCACTTTCGCGCAAGGGATCGACATCGGCGGCGTTGCGATCTCACCCGGCGCGATCATTCGTTCGGCGCTGGTGCTGACGATCGGCCTCGCCCTCGTGCGGGCCTTCATGAGCTGGCTGGAAAAGCGCTACCTTCCAGCCACCGACCTCGACGGTTCGGCGCGCAATTCGGCCGGGCTGGTCGCCCGCTATGTCGGCATTGCGCTGGCGATCATTTGGGCGCTCGCCTCTCTGGGGATCGGGGTCGAGCGGATCGCGCTGCTCCTCTCGGCGCTGTCGGTCGGCATCGGTTTCGGCCTTCAGGCGATCACCCAGAACTTCGTATCGGGCCTGATCCTGCTGGCAGAGCGTCCCATCAAGATCGGCGACTGGGTGCGCGTGGGCACGGACGAAGGCGACGTGAAGCGCATCAGCGTGCGCTCCACCGAAATCACCCTTGCCGATCATTCGACGCTGATCGTCCCCAATTCCGAACTCATCACCAAGACCGTGCTCAACAAGACCCTGTCGAGCCCGCTCGGGCGTATCCAGATCCAGTTCTCGGTGCCGCTCGAAATCGAGGTGGACAATGTCCTGGACATCGTTCTGAGCACCTTCGCGGCCGAACCGGCAGTGCTGGAGGACCCCGGCCCGGCGGCATTCGTCGATTCGATCGCGGACGGGCGAATCCTGTTCAACTGCTTCGCCCACGTCGCCTCTCCGCGCGATGTCTACCGCGCCCGCAGCAATGTGTTCCTCGTCCTGCTGCGGCGTTTCGGCGAGGAAGGCATCGACATCGGCACGGTCGCCCAGCGCCTGGAACTTCTCGCCAGCGACCGCACCGCGATCGAGGACGGCGACCGCAAGGGCACTGCGCCGCAGCCGCCCGCAGGCTGA